One Ricinus communis isolate WT05 ecotype wild-type chromosome 2, ASM1957865v1, whole genome shotgun sequence DNA segment encodes these proteins:
- the LOC8274681 gene encoding DEAD-box ATP-dependent RNA helicase 28, with the protein MATGFVFEPPSDEEPGLSHEEEEEEEDEQEEREEEEEDGDEEEEKEAEKKASNRKSQSPWDFASYSESVAEEHARRSTTSVDYKISKALQQRSVPLTTLDEDDDTASDSEPDKQEDYRAEEDEDVAHNADETKSFFASAEGASFHANSFMEINLSRPLLRACEVLGYTKPTPIQAACIPLALTGRDICGSAITGSGKTAAFALPTLERLLFRPKRVQAIRVLILTPTRELAVQVHSMVEKLAQFTDIRCCLIVGGLSTKVQESALRSMPDIVVATPGRMIDHLRNTMSVDLDDLAVLILDEADRLLELGFSAEIHELVRLCPKRRQTMLFSATMTEEINELIKLSLTKPLRLSADPSTKRPATLTEEVVRIRRMREVNQEAVLLALCSKTFTSRVIIFSGTKQAAHRLKILFGLAGFKAAELHGNLTQVQRLDALELFRKQQVDFLIATDVAARGLDIIGVQTVINYACPRELTSYVHRVGRTARAGREGYAVTFVTDTDRSLLKAIAKRAGSKLKSRIVAEQSIAKWSQIIEQMEDQVAAILQEEREEIAIRKAEMEATKAENMIAHRDDILSRPKRTWFVTEKEKKLVDKASKASMVKEKGFESKVMSAQQAEELKLKEKRKREREKNLPRKKRRKLQAAREMLEDEDQTEKIDDLRKIKKEKTGISLVDLGYRRAKAAKAVKRAVDAGKIIQKAAKKSKRPSQRTQPRTEEMRELFQSDMSERKQKKSSSVMGNKKSKNSFKSKARYKRR; encoded by the exons ATGGCTACAGGCTTCGTATTCGAACCTCCTAGCGACGAAGAGCCCGGATTATCAcacgaagaagaagaagaggaagaagacgAGCAAGAAGAgcgagaagaagaagaagaagacggcgacgaagaagaagaaaaagaagcagaGAAGAAAGCTTCAAATAGGAAAAGTCAATCGCCATGGGACTTTGCTTCTTACTCTGAATCAGTCGCAGAAGAACACGCTCGTAGAAGCACTACCTCCGTTGATTACAAGATCTCAAAAGCCCTCCAGCAACGCTCTGTCCCACTCACTACTCTCGACGAGGACGACGATACCGCCTCCGACTCCGAACCTGACAAACAA GAAGATTATAGAGCAGAAGAGGACGAAGATGTGGCACATAATGCCGATGAAACCAAATCATTTTTCGCATCAGCAGAAGGAGCTTCGTTCCATGCTAACTCCTTTATGGAGATCAATTTATCTCGCCCATTGCTTCGGGCTTGTGAGGTCTTAGGTTATACTAAGCCTACTCCAATTCAG GCAGCTTGTATACCGCTGGCACTTACAGGCCGTGATATTTGTGGGAGTGCGATTACTGGATCTGGAAAG ACAGCTGCCTTTGCTTTACCTACTTTAGAGAGACTACTGTTCCGACCAAAACGAGTTCAAGCTATACGTGTACTCATTCTTACACCAACTAGAGAGTTGGCTGTTCA GGTTCATAGCATGGTAGAGAAACTTGCTCAGTTTACAGATATTAGATGTTGCTTGATAGTTGGCGGGCTATCTACCAAG GTGCAAGAATCTGCCTTGAGGTCCATGCCAGATATTGTTGTAGCTACCCCAGGGCGGATGATAGATCATTTACGCAACACTATGTCTGTGGATTTAGATGATCTTGCAGTTTTAATCCTTGACGAAGCAGACCGCCTTCTGGAGCTTGGATTTAGTGCTGAAATTCATGAACTG GTTCGGCTGTGCCCCAAAAGGAGGCAGACCATGCTTTTTTCAGCTACAATGACTGAAGAAATTAATGAGCTTATTAAACTTTCTCTGACTAAACCACTGCGTCTGTCAGCTGACCCATCCACAAAACGACCAGCAACATTGACTGAGGA GGTGGTTAGGATTCGCAGAATGCGTGAGGTGAATCAGGAGGCTGTTCTTCTTGCGCTATGTTCAAAAACTTTTACATCTAGAGTGATAATCTTCAG TGGAACTAAACAAGCTGCACATAGGTTGAAGATTCTGTTTGGATTAGCTGGCTTTAAAGCCGCCGAGCTTCATGGAAATCTTACTCAAGTTCAGCGTCTTGAT GCGTTGGAATTATTCAGGAAGCAGCAAGTCGATTTTTTGATTGCAACTGATGTTGCTGCTCGT GGACTGGACATTATTGGTGTTCAAACAGTTATTAATTATGCATGTCCTCGTGAGCTGACAAG CTATGTTCATAGAGTGGGTCGTACAGCAAGAGCTGGTAGAGAAGGTTATGCTGTTACATTTGTGACAGATACCGATCGTTCTCTTTTGAAAGCCATT GCAAAGAGGGCTGGTTCAAAGTTGAAGAGCCGTATTGTTGCAGAGCAATCAATTGCTAAGTGGTCTCAGATAATTGAGCAAATGGAAGATCAAGTGGCTGCCATTCTCCAAGAAGAGAG GGAAGAGATAGCAATAAGAAAGGCTGAAATGGAAGCAACAAAG GCAGAAAATATGATTGCACATAGGGATGATATTCTATCACGGCCTAAAAGAACCTGGTTTGTTAcggagaaagagaagaagctAGTGGATAAAGCTTCAAAG GCATCAATGgtgaaagaaaaaggttttGAGAGTAAGGTTATGAGTGCCCAACAGGCCGAAGAACTTAAACTGAAGGAAAAGAGGAAGCGAGAGCGAGAG AAAAATTTACCTCGGAAGAAGCGTCGAAAATTACAAGCAGCCAGAGAGATGTTGGAGGATGAAGATCAAACTGAGAAAATAGAT GATCTTAGAAAGATTAAGAAGGAGAAGACTGGAATATCTCTAGTTGACTTGGGCTATCGACGGGCCAAAGCAGCAAAGGCTGTGAAGAGGGCAGTAGATGCTGGAAAGATTATACAAAAGGCTGCCAAGAAATCAAAGCGTCCATCCCAAAGAACTCAACCAAGGACGGAAGAAATGCGGGAGCTATTCCAGAGTGACATGAGTGAGAGAAAGCAGAAGAAAAGCAGCAGTGTAATGGGAAACAAAAAGTCCAAGAATTCATTTAAGAGCAAAGCACG GTATAAGCGCAGGTAG
- the LOC8274677 gene encoding endoplasmin homolog, translated as MRKWTIPSALLLLCLLSLISDQGRNLHANAEADSQNPVDPPKVEEKLGAVPNGLSTDSDVVKRESESISKRSLRSDAEKFQFQAEVSRLMDIIINSLYSNKDIFLRELISNASDALDKIRFLALTDKEVLGEGENTKLDIQIKLDKEKKILSIRDKGIGMTKEDLIKNLGTIAKSGTSAFVEKMQTSGDLNLIGQFGVGFYSVYLVADYVEVISKHNDDKQHVWESKADGAFAISEDTWNEPLGRGTEIRLHLRDEAGEYLEESKLKELVKKYSEFINFPIYLWASKEIDVEVPADEDESSDEEEKAESSSSDEEEETEKGEDEDTEEKPKTKKVKETINEWELLNDVKAIWLRNPKDVTDEEYTKFYHSLAKDFGDEKPLAWSHFTAEGDVEFKAVLFVPPKAPHDLYESYYNANKSNLKLYVRRVFISDEFDELLPKYLNFLKGLVDSDTLPLNVSREMLQQHSSLKTIKKKLIRKALDMIRKIADEDPDEMKEDKKDVEDSGDDEKKGQYAKFWNEFGKSIKLGIIEDATNRNRLAKLLRFESTKSDGKLTSLDQYISRMKSGQKDIFYITGPNKEQLEKSPFLERLKKKGYEVIFFTDPVDEYLMQYLMDYESKKFQNVSKEGLKLGKDSKDKELKESFKELTKWWKGALASENVDDVKISNRLDNTPCVVVTSKYGWSANMERIMSSQTLSDASKQAYMRGKRVLEINPRHPIIKELRERVVKDPEDDSVKETAQLIYQTALMESGFMLNDPKDFASRIYNSVKSSLDISPEATVEEEDDVEETEAETETENKGDTEASKPDADTDAKDEL; from the exons ATGAGGAAGTGGACGATCCCTTCCGCTTTGCTTCTGTTATGCCTTCTATCTCTCATTTCAGATCAAg GCCGGAACTTACACGCAAATGCCGAGGCCGATTCACAGAATCCTGTAGATCCTCCAAAGGTTGAAGAGAAACTCGGTGCTGTTCCTAATGGTTTATCTACTGATTCTGATGTTGTAAAGAG GGAGTCTGAGTCGATTTCGAAGAGATCACTCCGTAGTGATGCAGAGAAGTTTCAGTTCCAAGCTGAGGTGTCTCGGCTTATGGACATCATTATCAACTCTCTTTACAGCAACAAAGACATTTTCCTTAGGGAGTTGATTTCCAATGCATCTGAT GCACTTGATAAGATTAGGTTCCTTGCCCTCACCGATAAAGAGGTTCTCGGCGAAGGCGAGAACACCAAGCTTGACATTCAG ATTAAGCTggacaaagaaaagaaaattctttcaattcgTGATAAAGGTATCGGTATGACAAAGGAAGATTTGATAAAGAACTTGGGAACAATAGCAAAGTCTGGAACTTCAG CATTTGTGGAGAAAATGCAGACAAGTGGAGACCTCAATCTAATTGGACAGTTTGGTGTTGGATTCTACTCTGTATATCTGGTTGCTGACTATGTTGAAGTCATCAGCAAACACAACGATGACAAAca GCATGTTTGGGAATCGAAGGCTGATGGGGCATTTGCAATTTCCGAGGATACTTGGAATGAACCATTGGGACGCGGAACAGAGATTAGGCTTCATCTTAGAGATGAAGCAGGAGAATATTTGGAGGAGAGCAAATTAAAA GAGCTGGTGAAAAAATATTCTGAATTCATCAATTTCCCCATATATTTATGGGCAAGTAAAGAAATTGATGTGGAAGTTCCTGCAGATGAAGATGAGTCAAGTGATGAAGAGGAAAAAG CTGAGAGCAGCTCCAGtgatgaagaagaggaaaCTGAGAAAGGTGAAGATGAGGATACAGAGGAAAAACCAAAGACTAAAAAGGTGAAGGAAACTATCAATGAGTGGGAACTTTTGAATGATGTTAAAGCTATATGGCTGCGAAATCCAAAGGATGTGACAGATGAAGAGTACACAAAATTCTATCATTCTCTAGCAAAG GATTTCGGTGATGAAAAGCCTCTGGCTTGGAGTCACTTTACAGCAGAAGGCGATGTTGAATTTAAGGCTGTTTTGTTTGTGCCTCCAAAGGCTCCTCACGATCTTTATGAGAGTTATTACAACGCTAATAAATCCAACTTGAAGTTGTATGTCAGACGTGTATTTATCTCGGATGAATTTGATGAGCTTTTGCCCAAATATCTGAACTTTTTGAAG GGTCTTGTTGATTCCGACACTTTACCGCTCAATGTTTCACGAGAAATGCTTCAACAGCACAGCAGCttgaaaacaattaaaaagaaattaatccGGAAGGCCCTTGATATGATCCGAAAAATTGCCGATGAAGATCCTGATGAGATGAAGGAGGACAAGAAAG ATGTTGAGGATTCAGGCgatgatgaaaagaaaggtCAATATGCAAAATTCTGGAATGAGTTTGGCAAGTCTATCAAACTTGGTATCATTGAAGATGCAACTAACAGAAATCGCTTGGCAAAACTTCTCAGATTTGAGAG TACAAAATCCGATGGCAAATTGACTTCACTCGATCAGTACATCTCAAGAATGAAGTCGGGGCAAAAGGATATTTTCTACATTACTGGACCAAACAAGGAACAATTGGAAAAATCTCCATTCCTAGAAAGGCTTAAGAAGAAAGGCTATGAG GTCATTTTCTTCACAGATCCAGTTGATGAATACCTGATGCAATATTTAATGGATTATGAAAGCAAAAAATTCCAGAATGTGTCCAAGGAGGGCTTAAAACTCGGGAAAGACTCAAAGGACAAGGAACTTAAGGAATCATTCAAGGAACTTACCAAGTGGTGGAAGGGTGCCCTTGCCAGTGAGAATGTGGATGATGTGAAAATCAGCAATCGTTTGGATAATACTCCTTGTGTGGTTGTTACATCTAAGTACGGATGGAGTGCAAACATGGAGAGAATAATGTCATCTCAGACTTTGTCAGATGCCAGCAAGCAAGCATACATGCGTGGCAAGAGGGTACTGGAGATCAACCCCAGACACCCCATTATCAAGGAGCTCCGAGAGAGAGTGGTCAAGGACCCTGAG GACGATAGTGTAAAGGAAACAGCACAGCTCATTTACCAAACAGCACTTATGGAGAGTGGCTTCATGCTGAATGATCCTAAGGATTTTGCCTCCCGTATCTATAACTCGGTGAAATCTAGCCTAGACATCAGTCCAGAAGCAACTGTTGAGGAGGAAGATGATGTTGAAGAAACTGAAGCTGAAACCGAAACTGAAAACAAGGGCGACACTGAAGCGTCCAAACCTGATGCAGATACAGATGCCAAGGACGAGTTATAG
- the LOC8270002 gene encoding thaumatin-like protein 1, translated as MDSFFSTSALYITLITLIAFCRGVSGATFTLINRCGYTVWPGILANAGSPALESTGFELPSGGSQSFQSPPNWSGRFWGRTGCTFDPVTGQGTCLTGDCGSNLIACNGQNAKPPATLAEFTIRSGTQDFYDVSLVDGYNLPMIVEPNGGSGTCLSTGCVTDLNQQCPNELRVGSGEACKSACEAFGTPEYCCSGAYATPDTCKPSIYSQMFKAACPRSYSYAYDDPTSTFTCTGADYVITFCPSLASQKSATPRDPSQTTTVTSTSTENGSGNGSGDDQTGDNISWLPNFFTGRSPKTIASSSYAWHFTLMASTVSFLFLYFLHS; from the exons atggatTCTTTCTTCTCCACTTCTGCTCTCTATATCACCCTGATCACTTTGATTGCATTCTGCAGAG GAGTATCGGGTGCTACATTTACACTAATAAACAGATGTGGCTACACAGTATGGCCTGGTATTCTTGCCAATGCAGGCAGCCCTGCATTAGAAAGCACCGGGTTTGAGCTTCCATCAGGTGGCTCTCAATCCTTTCAATCACCCCCGAATTGGTCGGGTCGGTTCTGGGGTAGAACCGGTTGCACGTTTGACCCAGTTACAGGTCAGGGAACTTGCCTAACCGGTGATTGTGGCTCTAATTTAATTGCATGCAATGGTCAAAATGCCAAGCCACCAGCCACTTTAGCAGAATTTACAATCAGGTCGGGCACCCAGGATTTTTATGATGTTAGTTTAGTTGATGGGTACAACTTACCAATGATTGTTGAACCCAACGGTGGGTCGGGTACTTGCTTGTCAACCGGGTGCGTTACAGATTTGAATCAGCAATGCCCGAATGAGCTACGGGTCGGGTCGGGTGAGGCCTGCAAGAGTGCTTGTGAGGCTTTTGGGACGCCAGAATACTGTTGCAGCGGCGCGTACGCTACACCGGACACATGCAAGCCGTCTATTTATTCACAAATGTTTAAAGCCGCTTGTCCGAGATCATATAGCTATGCCTATGATGATCCTACTAGCACATTTACATGCACAGGAGCTGATTATGTGATAACATTCTGCCCTTCATTAGCAAG TCAAAAATCTGCAACTCCTAGAGACCCATCTCAGACTACTACTGTTACAAGTACAAGCACAGAAAATGGGTCTGGAAATGGATCAGGAGATGACCAAACTGGAGATAACATTTCATGGTTGCCAAACTTTTTCACCGGACGCTCACCCAAAACTATTGCTTCATCTTCTTATGCTTGGCATTTTACATTGATGGCTTCTACAGTTTCCTTTCTATTCCTATATTTCCTACATTCATAG
- the LOC8274680 gene encoding E3 ubiquitin-protein ligase CIP8: MAESPSQPPIPASILETDTRQYWCYRCIKRVSTETLANESDVICLECKNGFVELITAAATPPSNTPSLTSDQADDSTFGSQFLQMLRIIAQAAREEDTPPPLPQDPYSEDDFLRIELNGWDNDEDEEDDKDSNKNENEENRDEGEHDDGEDISDNETEEENREDEEEDMRRRRRDFLRLRIREFATRARSGRNRILDWAEILMGLEDNSIEFLLEVPETDRYIGNPEDYVDAAGYEALLQNLAESDDGRRGAPPASKSSVSALPTAVITLEEQTRVCAICKDMVNVGETETKLPCDHGYHGDCIVPWLGSRNSCPVCRFELPTDDTEYEEERKKKPATAAAVSGASGSGGEGDSLGSN; this comes from the coding sequence ATGGCCGAAAGCCCGTCTCAGCCACCGATACCTGCTTCCATTTTAGAAACCGATACGAGGCAGTACTGGTGTTACCGCTGCATTAAACGTGTCTCAACTGAAACATTAGCTAATGAATCTGATGTTATTTGCCTTGAGTGCAAGAACGGTTTCGTTGAATTAATCACCGCTGCAGCGACTCCACCTTCCAATACTCCTTCGTTAACCTCAGATCAGGCTGATGATTCTACTTTCGGATCTCAGTTCCTTCAAATGCTTCGCATAATCGCACAAGCAGCACGTGAAGAGGACACTCCTCCTCCTCTTCCTCAAGACCCTTATTCTGAAGACGATTTTCTGAGGATCGAGCTTAATGGATGGGATAACGACGAGGATGAGGAAGACGATAAGGACTCAAACAAGAATGAGAACGAAGAGAATAGAGATGAAGGAGAGCATGATGATGGTGAGGATATATCTGATAACGAGACTGAAGAGGAGAACAGAGAAgacgaagaagaagatatGAGGAGAAGGCGTCGCGATTTTCTTCGTCTTCGGATCCGTGAATTCGCAACCCGGGCGAGAAGCGGGCGCAACCGGATCCTTGATTGGGCAGAGATCCTTATGGGACTGGAAGATAACTCTATAGAATTTCTCCTTGAAGTCCCCGAAACAGACAGATACATAGGTAATCCTGAGGATTACGTGGATGCTGCCGGATACGAGGCTTTGCTGCAGAATTTAGCTGAGAGTGATGATGGAAGGAGAGGGGCCCCACCTGCTTCTAAATCTTCCGTTTCAGCATTACCAACGGCTGTGATCACATTAGAGGAGCAGACTCGGGTATGTGCTATATGCAAGGATATGGTAAATGTTGGTGAAACCGAGACGAAATTACCTTGTGATCACGGTTATCATGGGGATTGCATTGTGCCTTGGTTAGGTTCGAGGAATTCCTGTCCTGTTTGCAGGTTTGAGTTGCCAACTGATGACACCGAGTATGAAGaggagaggaagaagaaaccTGCAACTGCAGCTGCTGTTAGTGGAGCTTCGGGTTCTGGCGGTGAAGGTGATAGTTTGGGTTCTAATTGA
- the LOC8274682 gene encoding uncharacterized protein LOC8274682, which translates to MTLEDFFTLTEMKDGFTAPSRVHELVAVMQKEKDCVVNVGDATRQWAAVASTISATENKDCLDLFIKLDGLGFIDRWLKDAQKFGNDTTDRFVEESLIALLRAVEKLQIDKERSVSSGIWITINNLLHHSSSRVQDRARALYDSWKQDRVDDAYHHDVQTLGASRDASVLSSENSGAECAAMDVPLPRGSADVENNVADSSTDVNLQSNSNSLHLERVEDVQIQMQGNMEDKALNPLTMSVMSNSVQESPSMKEKSSIITVEGTALTEIRNILPTKGENIEPELNSSKMLSSFSDNSSMIASPSSKVEPGVSSSNADRASAKEDPAKTVQTNVNAKDGDFGSSTAASGDAGMSISPRKSTPDDAGVMNHGSTPVFKSAESRGDCPPDTMQDSSDSDRKLENPEDVGTPFSRIHDVGVADDDREHGSDGAEDLRDDSDFSRPDIHTRSIDPINRRRSDIELEYDIVDALEVARQVAQEVEREVVDYREPSCSSSSEKVMETDIRQPDSPDSSNAKECPYTEVSRDDMPIGQNQSAEAYPGEDGRLVSSNNVETEAENVTQELESSQVTEVAPEPEAFTEKGFCDFDLNQEVCSDDMDRPVNPISTPISVVSASRPAVASGSPSAPLQFEGILGWKGSAATSAFRPASPRKISDGDKTLDTGGTSSSSKQRQDSLVIDLNVAEDGDEKVDLISGRPFPVSSGLHSGESSLEIGPRRSERPNLDLNRIIDDGDALASGLRMEGRLFYPRNGHRSPSPASSSSSMQPLVRNFDLNDRPLFHNDSLDQGLHHSNQTVSAFGGSKPRDPVISIMGTRVEVGGRVEVGRKDFPHQIPSLPNGKPMDPAMDGNIARMGGVLGIPTVSYTHSPVFGYNGLTTAPTMSISSAVYGPGASLPYVVDTRGAPVVSPILGSASAVPPAFSQPPFIMSMSGAPVSLNGAGPSRHNFDLNSGFAIEGGNPGGLRQLFLPGQSRSMEEHLRANAQPSSSSGVGGKRREPDSGWEPYSLPYKHPQPPWR; encoded by the coding sequence ATGACACTTGAAGATTTCTTTACCCTGACCGAGATGAAAGATGGGTTCACAGCCCCTTCTAGGGTGCATGAGCTGGTTGCTGTAATGCAGAAGGAGAAAGATTGTGTTGTGAATGTTGGTGATGCAACCAGGCAGTGGGCTGCTGTTGCAAGCACAATCTCTGCTACAGAGAACAAAGATTGCCTTGatctttttattaagttaGATGGGCTCGGGTTTATCGATAGATGGTTAAAGGATGCTCAAAAGTTTGGTAATGATACCACTGATCGTTTTGTAGAAGAGTCACTTATTGCACTGTTGAGAGCAGTGGAAAAATTGCAAATAGATAAAGAGAGATCTGTTTCTTCTGGGATTTGGATTACCATCAATAATCTTCTTCACCACAGCAGCTCTCGAGTTCAGGATAGAGCAAGAGCACTTTACGATAGCTGGAAGCAGGATAGAGTTGATGATGCATATCATCATGATGTTCAGACACTGGGTGCATCTCGTGATGCCAGTGTGCTCAGCAGTGAGAACAGTGGGGCAGAATGTGCTGCTATGGATGTTCCTCTTCCAAGGGGAAGTGCTGATGTAGAAAATAATGTGGCAGATTCTTCCACAGATGTAAATTTGCAATCCAATTCAAATTCTCTTCACCTGGAAAGGGTTGAAGATGTACAGATTCAAATGCAAGGAAACATGGAAGATAAAGCACTAAATCCGCTTACCATGTCTGTTATGTCAAACTCTGTTCAAGAGAGTCCTTCGATGAAGGAAAAGTCCTCAATCATTACTGTTGAAGGAACTGCTTTGACTGAGATTCGTAATATTCTTCCTACAAAAGGAGAAAATATTGAACCAGAGTTAAATTCATCAAAGATGCTTAGCAGTTTCTCTGATAATTCAAGTATGATAGCTTCTCCCTCTAGTAAGGTAGAACCTGGAGTTAGTTCTTCCAATGCTGATCGTGCCAGTGCTAAAGAGGATCCGGCAAAAACTGTGCAGACTAATGTCAATGCAAAGGATGGTGATTTTGGTTCGAGCACTGCTGCATCTGGTGATGCAGGAATGTCTATATCTCCTAGAAAATCTACTCCAGATGATGCGGGGGTTATGAATCATGGTAGCACACCAGTGTTCAAGTCTGCAGAGTCCAGAGGTGATTGTCCTCCTGATACTATGCAGGATTCATCTGACAGTGACAGGAAACTGGAGAATCCTGAGGATGTAGGGACTCCCTTCTCACGAATACATGACGTTGGAGTTGCTGATGATGATAGGGAACATGGCAGTGATGGTGCTGAGGATTTAAGAGATGATTCTGATTTCTCTAGACCAGACATCCATACTCGGAGCATTGATCCAATTAACAGGAGGAGATCTGATATTGAACTTGAATATGACATAGTTGATGCTCTAGAGGTTGCGCGACAAGTTGCTCAAGAAGTGGAGAGAGAGGTGGTAGATTACCGAGAACCATCTTGCAGCTCTTCTTCTGAGAAAGTCATGGAAACTGATATTAGGCAGCCAGACAGCCCAGATTCTTCTAATGCAAAGGAGTGCCCATACACAGAGGTCTCTCGAGATGACATGCCAATTGGACAGAATCAGTCTGCTGAGGCCTATCCTGGGGAAGACGGGCGTTTAGTTAGTTCGAATAATGTGGAAACTGAAGCAGAAAATGTAACACAGGAGTTGGAGTCTTCACAAGTGACAGAGGTGGCTCCTGAACCAGAAGCCTTTACAGAGAAAGGCTTCTGTGACTTTGATCTGAATCAAGAAGTCTGTTCTGATGATATGGACCGCCCAGTGAATCCCATCTCTACTCCAATATCTGTTGTTTCAGCTTCAAGGCCGGCTGTAGCATCTGGATCTCCTTCAGCACCTTTGCAGTTTGAGGGGATTCTCGGGTGGAAAGGGTCTGCAGCTACCAGTGCCTTTCGTCCAGCTTCGCCACGCAAGATTTCTGATGGGGACAAGACTCTTGATACTGGGGGAACCAGCAGTAGTTCAAAACAGAGACAGGACAGCCTTGTTATTGATCTCAATGTGGCCGAGGATGGAGATGAGAAGGTGGACTTAATTTCAGGAAGACCATTTCCAGTCTCATCTGGCCTGCATTCTGGGGAATCTTCACTAGAAATAGGTCCAAGGAGATCAGAGAGGCCCAACCTGGATTTAAATCGCATCATCGATGATGGTGATGCTCTAGCATCAGGTTTGAGAATGGAGGGACGGCTGTTTTACCCACGGAATGGCCATCGGAGCCCATCTCCAGCATCTTCATCGTCATCTATGCAGCCTTTGGTAAGGAACTTTGATTTGAATGATAGGCCTCTTTTTCACAACGATTCTTTAGATCAAGGGCTCCACCATAGCAACCAAACTGTAAGTGCTTTTGGAGGATCTAAACCTCGTGATCCTGTTATTTCTATCATGGGTACTAGAGTTGAAGTGGGTGGTAGAGTTGAAGTTGGCCGAAAGGATTTTCCTCATCAAATTCCATCCTTGCCAAATGGCAAGCCTATGGATCCAGCAATGGATGGTAATATTGCAAGAATGGGAGGTGTTCTGGGGATTCCAACTGTTTCATACACGCATTCTCCTGTTTTTGGCTACAATGGACTGACAACAGCACCCACCATGTCTATCTCCTCTGCTGTGTATGGACCTGGTGCCTCCCTCCCTTATGTGGTCGATACGAGAGGAGCCCCTGTGGTGTCTCCAATTTTGGGCTCTGCATCAGCTGTTCCTCCTGCTTTTTCCCAGCCgcctttcattatgagtatgAGTGGTGCACCAGTAAGTTTAAATGGTGCAGGACCCTCGAGGCACAATTTTGATCTCAATTCTGGTTTTGCAATTGAAGGTGGGAATCCTGGGGGATTAAGGCAGCTTTTCCTTCCTGGTCAAAGCAGGTCAATGGAGGAGCATTTGAGGGCCAATGCGCAACCCTCTTCGAGTTCTGGAGTGGGTGGGAAAAGAAGGGAGCCGGATAGTGGCTGGGAGCCTTACTCGTTACCCTATAAACACCCACAACCTCCGTGGAGGTGA
- the LOC8274678 gene encoding uncharacterized protein LOC8274678, with protein sequence MAVSDAVIGNLTTIYVAVIAGIKAYGLVCGRSFSGGFVLILSTSVVGLILIGSLTWDVSRKATYAISRDHHIHVHEMCKGGICWHGVAVRSPASQVRFRLPQHHQPHYGPL encoded by the coding sequence atggCAGTATCTGATGCAGTGATAGGGAATTTAACGACGATCTACGTGGCAGTTATCGCGGGAATTAAGGCGTACGGTCTGGTTTGTGGACGGAGTTTCAGCGGTGGATTTGTGCTGATTTTGTCTACTTCCGTGGTAGGTTTGATCTTGATCGGGTCGCTGACTTGGGACGTTTCCCGAAAAGCTACATATGCAATTTCGCGAGATCATCATATTCATGTTCATGAGATGTGCAAGGGTGGTATTTGTTGGCATGGTGTGGCTGTCCGATCGCCGGCTTCTCAGGTCCGCTTCAGGCTccctcagcatcatcaacctCACTATGGCCCTCTGTGA